One Cotesia glomerata isolate CgM1 linkage group LG8, MPM_Cglom_v2.3, whole genome shotgun sequence genomic window carries:
- the LOC123271036 gene encoding uncharacterized protein LOC123271036 has translation MFLIKILLFTAFCVVNTNALLDKGLNNTCFEIIEDPNYVFYDLDVIECNFVTISQIKLTDSGLSFRLKHPNSRTPDYVRLNKTEQKLFNGNTKIHFARRIKYNWEIGHTKTLGQYLPGFDNVTFYHNYDRRAAIMLYRKGSSYIVEGNIGGRILRHNSGNDLDDDNSKYVLALIAKEKEMNREFDYDTHRQEYYNLQAENLERMHIKLLPIIDGRILNYGIIDTRTLLRPILSYYNYIDMLFGVFSSPIISFNISGIIIPETEAFMPFIDSKDAVSSTIYLIDILSGLNRFMVRKKTYFELNSYDIVILMAGRRLYKDLSESHGTVASKNFYKRTICDATENPSVIFSLYSDYLHDYLIWFLISKFMTSARIKHELKHCEGFGDTFIRMTSRRRTYVPWMDHCIASMMSHYFKNHDCSSFNNNEF, from the exons atgtttcttattaaaattttactttttactgcATTTTGTGTTGTTAACACAAATGCACTACTCGACAAAGGCTTAAACAACACATGCTTTGAAATTATAGAGGATCCTAATTATGTCTTTTATGATTTAGACG TTATTGAATGCAATTTTGTGACGATATCACAAATAAAACTGACGGATAGTGGACTATCATTTCGTTTAAAACATCCTAACAGTCGAACTCCTGATTATGTCAGGTTGAATAAAACCGAACAGAAGTTATTTAATGGCAATACAAAGATACATTTTGCCAGAAGAATAAAGTATAATTGGGAAATTGGACACACAAAGACATTAGGACag TATTTGCCCGGATTCGATAATGTtactttttatcataattacgACCGACGAGCTGCGATAATGCTTTATCGGAAAGGTTCATCTTATATTGTG GAAGGAAATATTGGAGGTCGCATACTTCGACACAACAGCGGTAATGATTTGGATGATGATAACTCCAAATACGTTTTAGCTCTTATTGCTAAAGAAAAAG aaATGAATAGAGAATTTGATTACGATACTCATAGACAAGAATATTATAACTTGCAAGCCGAAAACTTAGAACGTAtgcatataaaattattacctaTAATAGATGGCCGAATCCTCAACTATGGAAt TATCGATACCCGTACTCTATTGAGACCCATCCTGTCGTATTACAATTATATTGACATGTTGTTTGGAGTTTTTTCTTCACCAATCATATCGTTCAATATCTCAGGGATTATTATTCCAGAA ACTGAGGCATTTATGCCATTTATCGACTCCAAAGACGCAGTTTCATCAACCATTTATTTGATCGACATTCTCAGTGGATTAAATAGATTTATGGTCcgtaaaaaaacttatttcgAATTAAATTCTTACGATATTGTTATATTAATGGCagg aCGAAGACTATACAAGGATCTAAGTGAGTCACATGGAACAGTCGCTTCAA AGAACTTTTATAAACGTACAATTTGTGATGCCACCGAAAATCCATCGgtcattttttcattgtatTCGGACTATCTtcatgattatttaatttggtTTTTAATATCCAA GTTTATGACATCTGCACGCATCAAGCACGAATTGAAACACTGTGAGGGGTTTGGCGATACTTTTATCAGAATGACCAGCAGGAGACGCACTTACGTACCTTGGATGGATCATTGTATTGCATCTATGATGTCTCATTACTTCaa gaatcATGACTGTTCTTCCTTCAACAATAACGAATTTTAA